In Thermodesulforhabdus norvegica, a single window of DNA contains:
- the pheA gene encoding prephenate dehydratase encodes MEKSSGNPPLRSLDDLRIEIDEVDKELVRWLARRMRLSYEVGRVKRAQGLPLFDPDREEAILKKLVTLNTEPLLTPPILRSIYREILAASRSLQYPVKVAFLGPLWTYSHIAALFVFGHDVEYNPCSSMEEVFESVARNRYDIAVVPVENSVEGSIGITMDLMYRYDLYIVRECYVAMEYHLAGNVEDLKEIREVYAHPRAFSQCRRWLAEHLSDVALVECSSTAQAAELCREVRGRAALCNLYAAHHFGLNVVAEHISDYPDSVTRFIALSREKTSPSGDDKTSIIFGVSHAPGALYRALEPCVRHGVNLTRIESRPARVPLKSYLFFVDLEGHENDPSVRAALSEMEDALPFVKILGSYPRASDEPVKVNKEMIRSESVGGSISCHGASQV; translated from the coding sequence ATGGAAAAGAGTTCAGGGAATCCCCCGCTGAGGAGTCTTGATGATCTGAGAATTGAGATCGACGAGGTTGATAAAGAGCTCGTAAGGTGGCTTGCCAGGAGAATGAGGCTTTCTTACGAAGTTGGACGGGTGAAACGAGCTCAGGGTTTGCCTCTTTTTGATCCTGATAGAGAAGAAGCAATCTTGAAAAAGCTCGTGACGCTCAACACCGAACCGCTCCTCACACCGCCGATTCTTCGTTCCATATACAGAGAAATTCTTGCCGCTTCCAGATCCCTTCAATACCCCGTGAAGGTAGCCTTTCTGGGTCCTCTTTGGACCTATTCTCACATAGCAGCCCTTTTCGTCTTCGGCCACGATGTGGAATATAACCCCTGCAGCTCCATGGAAGAGGTCTTTGAGTCTGTTGCACGCAATCGTTATGACATAGCGGTGGTTCCTGTGGAAAACAGCGTTGAAGGCAGTATCGGCATAACAATGGACCTTATGTACCGGTACGACCTGTACATTGTTCGAGAGTGTTACGTTGCAATGGAGTACCATCTGGCCGGGAATGTTGAGGATTTGAAAGAAATTAGAGAGGTTTACGCCCATCCAAGGGCCTTCAGCCAGTGCCGTCGCTGGCTTGCCGAACATCTTTCTGATGTAGCACTGGTGGAATGTTCATCTACGGCTCAGGCGGCCGAGCTGTGCCGTGAAGTTAGAGGAAGAGCCGCCTTATGCAATCTCTATGCAGCACATCACTTCGGCTTGAACGTTGTTGCCGAACACATTTCAGACTATCCCGACTCCGTAACGCGTTTTATAGCCTTGAGTCGTGAAAAAACTTCGCCTTCCGGTGATGACAAGACGTCAATTATTTTTGGGGTGTCTCATGCCCCGGGTGCTCTTTATAGAGCTCTGGAACCCTGTGTTCGTCACGGTGTGAATTTAACCCGCATAGAATCGAGGCCTGCGAGAGTCCCTTTAAAGTCTTATCTGTTTTTCGTGGATCTGGAAGGTCACGAAAATGATCCTTCGGTAAGGGCGGCCCTGAGCGAAATGGAGGATGCTCTGCCCTTTGTCAAAATTCTGGGTTCTTATCCCCGGGCCTCTGATGAACCGGTTAAGGTCAACAAAGAGATGATAAGATCGGAAAGTGTCGGCGGGAGCATTAGCTGTCATGGGGCATCACAGGTTTAA
- a CDS encoding TRAP transporter large permease: protein MEATLLLFGGLFLLLLLGVPIAVALGTMALLAMWKYELGIFVCSANFYSGIAKYPLLAVPFFILAGMILERSGVSARLVNLASLIVGGIPGGIAIVAVLVCVFFGGISGSGPADAAAIGAVLIPEMVRKGYSKAFAAAVIAAGGSTAIIVPPSIALILYGVITTTSIPALFAGGAIPGFLAGMSLIIPAYLVSRKRGYVGERRGSLREIGRAFREAFWGLLAPVVILGGIYGGIFTATEAAVVAVFYGLFVGMIVYRTLSLKDFYEILVQASLASAVVLLIVTLAGLYSWAGSTLGVMEKMASAILSISSSQITALILVNFLILIAGMFLDAISIYYVFLPILLPIVAHFNWDPLWFGIVMTLNLAIGQFTPPVAVNLYVTTNLASINLEETSVAVIPFVLAMTIALILVILFPSLSLMLPKILNLY from the coding sequence ATGGAAGCCACACTCCTTCTTTTCGGCGGTCTTTTTCTTTTACTCCTCCTTGGGGTCCCTATTGCCGTTGCACTTGGAACCATGGCACTTCTGGCAATGTGGAAATACGAACTCGGCATATTCGTATGCTCGGCCAATTTCTACTCGGGAATTGCAAAATATCCCCTACTTGCCGTCCCCTTTTTCATCCTTGCGGGTATGATCCTCGAGCGAAGCGGGGTTTCCGCCAGGCTTGTTAATCTTGCCTCACTCATAGTTGGAGGCATCCCCGGGGGCATAGCCATCGTTGCAGTTCTCGTTTGCGTCTTCTTCGGCGGGATTAGCGGATCAGGACCGGCAGATGCAGCAGCCATAGGAGCCGTGCTAATACCCGAGATGGTAAGGAAAGGCTATTCAAAAGCTTTTGCCGCAGCCGTCATCGCCGCCGGTGGATCGACGGCAATAATAGTACCACCCAGCATAGCCCTTATCCTTTACGGAGTAATAACCACGACATCCATTCCCGCACTTTTTGCGGGGGGTGCAATCCCGGGCTTTCTTGCGGGAATGTCGTTAATCATTCCGGCCTACCTGGTTTCACGAAAGAGAGGATATGTGGGAGAGCGAAGAGGTTCGTTGCGAGAAATCGGCAGAGCTTTCCGGGAGGCCTTCTGGGGGTTGCTTGCTCCAGTGGTAATCCTGGGGGGTATATACGGTGGTATCTTCACAGCAACGGAAGCCGCCGTTGTAGCCGTCTTCTACGGACTCTTCGTCGGAATGATAGTCTACAGAACGCTGTCCCTTAAAGACTTTTACGAAATACTGGTTCAGGCTTCTCTTGCATCGGCCGTTGTTTTGCTGATTGTCACACTGGCAGGACTCTACAGCTGGGCCGGATCAACCCTGGGCGTAATGGAAAAAATGGCTTCTGCAATCCTCTCCATCTCCTCTTCTCAGATCACTGCCCTTATACTCGTGAATTTTCTCATTCTCATCGCCGGCATGTTCCTCGACGCGATTTCCATCTATTACGTCTTTTTGCCGATTCTTCTGCCCATTGTTGCCCACTTCAACTGGGATCCGCTCTGGTTCGGTATCGTTATGACCCTCAATCTGGCCATAGGTCAATTTACACCACCTGTGGCAGTCAATCTCTATGTGACAACAAATCTGGCTTCCATAAACCTGGAGGAAACCTCCGTTGCCGTCATACCCTTCGTTCTGGCCATGACGATTGCTCTTATACTGGTGATACTTTTTCCTTCACTCTCACTGATGCTTCCAAAAATCCTGAATCTCTATTAA
- a CDS encoding TRAP transporter small permease codes for MRKFFGQIEEVFCALLLLIMAVVAFLNVCVRYFTNYSFAFTEEIEVAGLVYLTLFGAAAAFKRGLHLGIAFVKRRFSPKIQAGLTVFAAVLSLGLFLTIAYYSIIQIKDERLLGTTSEALQIPQWIYTMAIPIGIFFITVRILEYTWDSVKEGFRKDL; via the coding sequence ATGAGAAAGTTCTTCGGACAGATTGAAGAAGTTTTCTGCGCTCTACTGCTTCTGATAATGGCCGTAGTTGCCTTTCTTAATGTTTGCGTCCGTTACTTTACCAACTATTCCTTTGCATTCACCGAGGAAATTGAGGTTGCAGGTCTTGTGTATTTGACCCTCTTCGGAGCTGCAGCGGCCTTTAAAAGAGGGCTACATCTCGGGATAGCGTTCGTTAAAAGGAGGTTTTCCCCTAAGATACAGGCCGGTCTTACGGTTTTCGCCGCAGTTCTGTCACTGGGACTCTTTTTAACGATAGCCTATTACTCCATCATCCAGATTAAAGACGAGCGTCTTCTGGGAACCACATCGGAAGCCCTTCAGATCCCCCAGTGGATCTACACCATGGCCATCCCGATCGGAATTTTTTTCATTACGGTAAGAATTTTGGAATACACATGGGATTCGGTAAAAGAGGGGTTTCGTAAAGATTTGTAA
- the aroE gene encoding shikimate dehydrogenase, with product MIRCVQTRLFAVIGHPVKHSLSPAMMNAAFRALDIPAFYLALEVSDFLEDMKHITALGFDGLSVTIPHKESAMKLAVVDDEAARAIGAVNCLKRVDDVWRGKNTDWIGVVDSFKSRGIDISGKKALVLGAGGAARGVIYAALKMGAEVTVVNRTDEKAFSLADEFGINAVEHKSLKERVCDFQVVFQTTPVGMNGYPVEHFWPYDIFRPGMIVMDLVYRPAKTAFMKSAEERGCTVISGLDMLLYQGVAQFEWWFDRPAPLEAMKKALYEAAEQDDHV from the coding sequence ATGATCCGCTGTGTACAGACCCGACTGTTTGCGGTTATAGGCCACCCCGTTAAGCACAGCCTCAGTCCGGCCATGATGAATGCGGCCTTTCGTGCTCTGGATATTCCCGCATTTTATCTTGCCCTTGAAGTCTCGGATTTCCTTGAAGATATGAAACACATTACCGCTCTGGGGTTTGACGGCCTCAGTGTGACGATCCCTCATAAAGAATCGGCCATGAAGCTGGCCGTCGTTGATGATGAGGCTGCGCGTGCTATTGGAGCCGTCAATTGTCTTAAACGGGTGGATGATGTGTGGCGGGGGAAGAATACGGACTGGATTGGAGTGGTTGATAGTTTTAAAAGCCGGGGAATAGACATTTCCGGAAAAAAAGCACTGGTTCTTGGAGCCGGTGGTGCGGCCAGAGGAGTCATATATGCGGCTTTGAAGATGGGTGCAGAAGTGACCGTTGTAAACCGCACCGACGAAAAGGCCTTTTCTTTGGCAGATGAGTTCGGCATTAACGCAGTGGAGCATAAGAGCCTGAAGGAGCGGGTTTGCGATTTCCAGGTTGTTTTTCAGACCACACCGGTAGGAATGAATGGATATCCCGTAGAGCATTTCTGGCCTTACGATATTTTCCGACCGGGAATGATCGTTATGGATCTGGTCTACAGGCCTGCAAAGACCGCATTCATGAAGTCTGCCGAAGAACGTGGATGTACGGTAATTTCAGGCCTTGATATGTTGCTTTACCAGGGTGTTGCCCAGTTTGAATGGTGGTTTGACAGGCCGGCCCCTTTAGAGGCTATGAAGAAGGCTCTTTACGAAGCGGCGGAGCAGGACGATCATGTCTGA
- the katG gene encoding catalase/peroxidase HPI, producing MSNEEKKLSEGGLEKAAKKDTGPKPRDWVSYRVNLKLLHQNSPLCNPFGADFNYKEEFESLDLEAVKKDLAEFMTKSQDWWPADFGHYGPLLIRMAWHSAGTYRVADGRGGANSGQQRFAPLNSWPDNVNLDKARRLLWPIKKKYGRKISWADLLVLAGNVALESMGFKTLGFAGGRVDWWEPDESVNWGPEGEWLTDERRTPEGDLENPFAATEMGLIYVNPEGPNRNPDPLAAARDIRLAFGRMGMDDEETVALIAGGHSFGKCHGAGPVSHVGPEPEAAPIEQQGLGWKSSFGTGKGPDTITSGLEVIWTVTPTKWSNNFLFNLFKYEWELTKSPAGAYQWVAKDAPEIVPDAHDPNKKHKPTMLTTDLALRFDPVYEKIARRFLEHPDELAKAFARAWFKLIHRDLGPRSRYLGPDIPKEEFVWQDPLPPVDHPLIEDKEIAELKARILASGLSISELVYTAWSAAATFRGSDKRGGANGARIRLIPQKDWEVNQPEQLQKVLGVLESIQRDFNAEHEKNDGKKVSLADLIVLGGCAAVEEAARKAGYEVTVPFTPGRVDASQEQTDVETHRYLEPIYDGFRNYLKSRFTVPAEELLIERAQLLTLTAPEMTVLVGGMRVLNANFKKLPHGVFTKRPETLTNDFFVNLLDMDTEWVPVQGDDNLFEGRDRKSGELKWTATRVDLIFGHHPQLRAIAEVYASDDGEDKFVRDFVAAWNKVMNLDRFDVYWW from the coding sequence ATGAGTAATGAAGAAAAAAAATTATCCGAAGGCGGCCTGGAAAAGGCTGCAAAAAAAGATACCGGCCCGAAACCCAGAGATTGGGTATCCTACCGGGTCAACCTGAAACTTCTGCACCAGAATTCTCCTCTGTGCAACCCCTTTGGTGCCGATTTCAATTACAAAGAAGAATTCGAAAGCCTTGATCTCGAGGCGGTGAAGAAGGATCTTGCAGAGTTCATGACCAAATCCCAGGATTGGTGGCCCGCCGACTTCGGTCATTACGGTCCATTGCTGATTAGAATGGCCTGGCACAGTGCAGGAACTTACAGGGTTGCCGATGGCCGCGGTGGTGCAAACTCCGGTCAACAGCGTTTTGCACCTCTTAACAGCTGGCCCGATAACGTTAACCTGGACAAGGCCAGGCGGTTGCTTTGGCCTATTAAGAAAAAATACGGAAGAAAGATCTCCTGGGCCGATCTCCTGGTGCTTGCCGGAAATGTCGCCCTTGAGTCGATGGGTTTTAAGACCCTGGGATTCGCCGGGGGGAGGGTTGATTGGTGGGAGCCCGATGAAAGTGTGAATTGGGGGCCTGAAGGAGAATGGCTTACCGACGAACGCCGTACTCCTGAAGGAGATCTTGAAAACCCCTTTGCGGCTACCGAGATGGGCCTGATTTACGTTAATCCGGAAGGGCCCAACAGAAATCCCGATCCACTGGCTGCCGCAAGGGATATAAGGCTTGCCTTCGGTCGTATGGGGATGGATGATGAAGAGACGGTGGCCTTAATTGCCGGGGGGCATTCCTTTGGTAAGTGTCATGGTGCAGGTCCCGTGTCGCACGTGGGGCCCGAGCCCGAGGCAGCCCCCATTGAGCAGCAGGGTCTGGGATGGAAGAGTTCCTTCGGCACAGGTAAGGGTCCCGATACTATTACGAGTGGCCTTGAGGTCATCTGGACGGTCACACCCACAAAGTGGAGCAATAACTTTCTGTTTAACCTCTTTAAGTACGAATGGGAGCTTACCAAAAGTCCGGCGGGAGCATATCAGTGGGTTGCAAAGGATGCACCGGAAATAGTTCCCGACGCTCACGATCCCAATAAGAAGCACAAACCCACGATGCTGACGACGGATCTCGCCCTGAGGTTTGATCCCGTGTATGAGAAAATTGCCCGTCGTTTTCTCGAACACCCCGATGAACTCGCAAAGGCTTTTGCCCGCGCCTGGTTTAAACTCATTCATCGTGATCTCGGCCCCCGATCCCGTTACCTTGGACCTGACATACCGAAAGAAGAATTCGTCTGGCAGGATCCTCTGCCTCCTGTGGATCACCCCTTGATAGAGGATAAGGAAATAGCGGAATTGAAGGCCAGAATACTTGCTTCTGGGCTTTCCATCTCCGAACTGGTCTATACTGCCTGGTCTGCGGCCGCCACCTTCAGAGGTTCCGACAAACGAGGCGGCGCCAACGGTGCGCGTATCAGGCTCATTCCTCAAAAAGATTGGGAGGTTAACCAACCCGAACAACTCCAAAAGGTCCTCGGGGTGCTTGAATCCATCCAGCGTGATTTCAATGCCGAGCACGAAAAAAATGACGGTAAGAAGGTTTCTCTGGCAGACCTCATAGTGCTCGGCGGATGTGCAGCCGTAGAGGAGGCAGCCAGAAAGGCAGGGTACGAGGTGACCGTACCGTTTACTCCCGGCCGTGTTGATGCGTCTCAGGAACAAACGGACGTTGAGACCCACAGGTATCTGGAACCCATATACGACGGTTTCCGTAACTATCTCAAAAGCAGGTTTACGGTACCGGCGGAAGAGCTGCTTATAGAGAGGGCTCAGCTCCTTACGCTCACGGCACCGGAAATGACCGTTCTCGTCGGCGGTATGCGCGTATTAAATGCAAATTTCAAAAAGTTACCACATGGTGTTTTCACTAAACGTCCTGAGACCCTCACGAACGATTTCTTCGTTAACCTGCTCGACATGGACACCGAGTGGGTGCCCGTTCAGGGAGACGACAATCTTTTTGAGGGTCGAGATCGCAAAAGCGGTGAATTAAAATGGACGGCCACCAGAGTTGATTTAATCTTTGGTCATCATCCTCAACTTCGTGCCATAGCAGAAGTTTACGCCAGTGACGACGGAGAGGATAAATTCGTTCGGGATTTCGTGGCTGCATGGAATAAGGTGATGAATCTCGACAGATTTGACGTTTACTGGTGGTAA
- a CDS encoding type I 3-dehydroquinate dehydratase, whose amino-acid sequence MGHHRFKLCGILEHVSFDVLGSYMRHPDVDLVECRLDLWETKVGRAGLYVLFDGLLEAQRWPVIIACRPRRDGGFFEGNDKERVSVLLRAVESGAEWVELGYDEPEEFFHLFSEKRARVIRTYRVQPDESIDTNLLKDRCREIAQKGADVLRIIGHVEHPADCCIFLKIIPEMQEELGKGVIAYGLGNKGRWSRIACLFLGSPWTYVHFSPIDMKERHKFDAHTARMILKYLHGETVPDDPLCTDPTVCGYRPPR is encoded by the coding sequence ATGGGGCATCACAGGTTTAAGTTGTGCGGTATTCTGGAGCATGTTTCCTTCGATGTGTTGGGCTCCTACATGAGACATCCTGATGTGGATTTGGTTGAGTGTCGGCTTGATCTGTGGGAAACAAAGGTCGGAAGGGCCGGTTTGTATGTCCTTTTTGACGGCTTGCTTGAAGCTCAGAGGTGGCCCGTTATAATTGCCTGCAGGCCCAGGAGAGACGGAGGATTCTTTGAAGGCAACGACAAAGAGAGAGTCAGCGTTCTTTTGAGGGCCGTGGAAAGCGGCGCCGAGTGGGTTGAACTCGGTTATGATGAGCCGGAAGAGTTTTTTCATTTATTTTCCGAAAAACGGGCCAGAGTTATCAGGACTTACCGGGTACAGCCCGATGAAAGCATAGATACGAATTTGCTCAAAGACCGATGTAGAGAGATCGCTCAAAAAGGGGCAGATGTTCTGAGAATTATAGGTCACGTAGAGCATCCGGCGGATTGCTGCATCTTTCTTAAGATTATCCCGGAAATGCAGGAAGAGCTTGGAAAAGGCGTAATAGCCTATGGTCTGGGAAATAAGGGAAGATGGAGCCGTATCGCCTGCCTTTTCCTGGGAAGCCCCTGGACTTATGTTCATTTCTCGCCTATTGATATGAAAGAAAGGCATAAATTTGATGCCCATACCGCCCGCATGATATTGAAGTATTTACACGGAGAAACGGTGCCAGATGATCCGCTGTGTACAGACCCGACTGTTTGCGGTTATAGGCCACCCCGTTAA
- a CDS encoding DctP family TRAP transporter solute-binding subunit: protein MSRTRATGLMVVLCVALLTLSGMVQAAEYKSEYKMSIVVGPKGPWGEAAQKFADLVKERTGGRINIKCYFAGQLFAGKQTNEFLLLRQGVADFALASTINWSPQVPELNLFALPFFFDNYEQVDAVKNGEPGRILFEKIEEKGVIGLAWGENGFRELTNRVRPVEKPEDLAGLKVRVVGSPIFIDIFRALGANPINMNWGEAQTAFQQGTVDGQENPVNAVIIPYQLWQVHPYITIWHYAIDPLILGVSKKTWEGFTEEDRKIIAEAAQEACSWEVDRAREGLTGEMPALKILEQKGMKVTVLTPEQRQAFRAKTREVYEKWKATIGADLVEEAEKLLGR, encoded by the coding sequence ATGAGCCGAACCAGAGCTACGGGCCTCATGGTGGTGTTATGTGTTGCCCTGCTGACCTTATCGGGCATGGTGCAGGCTGCAGAGTACAAAAGTGAATATAAGATGAGCATTGTGGTAGGGCCTAAAGGTCCCTGGGGTGAAGCTGCTCAGAAGTTCGCCGACCTTGTAAAAGAGAGAACCGGAGGGCGTATAAACATCAAATGTTATTTTGCCGGTCAGCTTTTCGCCGGAAAGCAAACGAATGAGTTTTTACTTCTCCGTCAGGGTGTGGCGGATTTTGCCCTTGCGTCAACCATTAACTGGTCTCCTCAGGTTCCGGAGCTAAACCTCTTTGCTCTGCCCTTCTTTTTCGACAACTACGAGCAGGTTGACGCAGTAAAGAACGGCGAACCCGGTCGGATTTTGTTTGAAAAGATTGAGGAAAAAGGCGTTATCGGGCTTGCATGGGGAGAAAACGGGTTTCGTGAACTAACCAACCGCGTAAGACCTGTTGAAAAGCCCGAGGACCTTGCCGGTTTAAAGGTCAGGGTCGTGGGATCGCCGATCTTCATAGACATTTTCAGAGCACTGGGGGCAAATCCCATTAATATGAACTGGGGTGAGGCACAGACAGCCTTTCAGCAGGGAACCGTGGATGGGCAGGAAAATCCCGTAAACGCCGTAATCATTCCCTATCAGCTCTGGCAGGTTCATCCCTACATTACAATATGGCACTATGCCATAGATCCTCTCATTCTCGGAGTTAGCAAGAAGACCTGGGAAGGCTTTACCGAAGAGGATCGAAAGATAATTGCCGAGGCGGCGCAGGAAGCCTGTTCATGGGAGGTTGACCGCGCAAGAGAAGGCCTGACCGGAGAGATGCCCGCCTTAAAGATCCTTGAACAAAAAGGCATGAAGGTAACGGTTCTTACACCGGAACAGAGACAGGCTTTCAGAGCGAAAACCAGAGAAGTTTACGAAAAATGGAAGGCCACCATAGGGGCGGATCTGGTGGAAGAAGCCGAAAAGCTTCTGGGCAGATAA